One Salinimonas marina DNA segment encodes these proteins:
- a CDS encoding transposase gives MFLAKIFAVDVCAYAVMSNHTHVVLRINTAKARQWSHEKTLRNWQKLHRGTVLCQRYLNDKSALTHNELNTVQATVEVYRGRLQCISWFMRELNEFIARRANKEDECTGRFWEGRFKSQALLDEASVLACMAYVDLNPVRAGKARSIKNLLYTSLNRRLIARKAGRPAPGLLPLRTQRKPDTFQLWFSLQTYLQLLRWSFEHYTNNVKDPPSRPGIPELLEQCGLGDKTGCRFAMGLNNNVRAK, from the coding sequence TTGTTTTTAGCAAAGATCTTTGCTGTGGATGTTTGTGCCTATGCGGTGATGAGCAACCACACTCATGTGGTATTGCGCATCAATACTGCAAAAGCCCGGCAGTGGAGCCACGAAAAAACGCTCAGAAATTGGCAAAAACTGCATCGCGGAACGGTCCTGTGTCAGCGGTATCTGAATGACAAATCTGCTTTAACTCATAATGAACTTAACACGGTGCAGGCGACAGTGGAGGTCTACCGGGGGCGCCTACAATGTATTAGTTGGTTTATGCGTGAGTTGAATGAATTTATTGCCCGGCGGGCTAACAAGGAAGATGAATGCACTGGCCGCTTTTGGGAAGGGCGGTTTAAATCTCAGGCATTATTAGATGAAGCATCTGTGCTGGCCTGTATGGCTTATGTGGATCTCAATCCGGTCCGGGCAGGGAAAGCCCGCTCGATTAAAAACTTGTTATATACCAGTCTCAATCGGCGGCTTATTGCCAGAAAAGCTGGGCGGCCTGCACCAGGTTTACTGCCACTTCGAACCCAAAGAAAGCCTGATACCTTCCAGCTGTGGTTTAGTTTGCAGACTTATCTGCAATTGCTTCGCTGGAGCTTCGAACACTATACTAATAATGTAAAAGATCCCCCTTCAAGGCCTGGAATACCCGAGTTGCTAGAGCAATGTGGTTTGGGGGACAAGACTGGATGTCGGTTTGCCATGGGTTTGAACAACAATGTAAGGGCGAAGTGA
- a CDS encoding SRPBCC family protein has translation MNQLAFHQEFSIPLTRLFNCFCKTELLVQWFMPEDMQLKYMVMNVHEGAEYEMVFVDEAGTPARRYTGEFAKVRPNEQLLFTLKLDEGYESSVDVRFETVNDKVTRIHLNHEGLENEEQRNFAHAQWVARFTRLAKLPALKETA, from the coding sequence ATGAACCAGTTAGCGTTTCACCAGGAATTTTCAATTCCGCTTACCCGGCTGTTTAACTGTTTTTGTAAAACAGAGTTATTGGTGCAGTGGTTCATGCCCGAAGATATGCAGCTGAAATACATGGTCATGAATGTACATGAGGGCGCCGAATACGAAATGGTGTTCGTCGATGAAGCCGGTACCCCTGCGCGTCGATATACCGGAGAATTTGCCAAAGTTCGGCCAAATGAGCAGCTGTTGTTTACCCTCAAGCTTGACGAGGGGTACGAATCATCGGTGGATGTGAGATTTGAAACAGTAAACGATAAAGTGACCCGTATTCACCTTAATCACGAAGGCCTGGAAAATGAGGAGCAGCGCAACTTTGCGCACGCCCAGTGGGTCGCTCGATTCACTCGTTTGGCAAAATTACCTGCGTTAAAAGAAACCGCGTAA
- a CDS encoding anhydro-N-acetylmuramic acid kinase has protein sequence MRYFIGLMSGTSMDGVDAVLCAIDTHKPMDTHWFQTLKRVSLPFPDSLLNTLNTLCQPSVNEINKMGAADIGVARLFAQAVGVLIEEAGLTPNDITALGSHGQTIRHHPAGYCAETANVGFTLQIGDPNTLAVLTGIPVVADFRRKDVALGGQGAPLVPAFHQAIFGCHDSYRNPAVPASKKDFSLDTHQSQTKAIGAFARAIVNIGGIANISFIDDSPSSISGFDSGPGNILMDGWVSEHLQLPFDKSGKWAASGTVHQTLLDACLNDPYFKQAAPKSTGREYFNTLWVSRVLQTFTDITPADVQATLCELTAAHIADAVKMQPRVEQVYICGGGAYNTHLLSRIQALLPAQKVMTTQTLGICPQDVEGAAFAWLAYAYLERITANVPAVTGACRNAVLGGLYLPD, from the coding sequence ATGCGCTATTTTATCGGACTTATGTCGGGCACCAGCATGGATGGCGTAGACGCCGTGCTGTGTGCCATAGACACCCACAAGCCTATGGACACCCACTGGTTTCAGACCCTAAAGCGGGTCAGCCTGCCCTTCCCCGACTCGCTACTTAATACCCTCAATACCTTGTGCCAGCCTTCTGTAAACGAAATAAATAAAATGGGCGCTGCTGATATCGGAGTAGCCAGGCTGTTTGCTCAGGCGGTGGGTGTCCTGATTGAAGAGGCGGGCCTTACGCCAAATGATATTACGGCATTGGGCTCCCACGGTCAGACCATCCGGCATCATCCGGCCGGCTATTGTGCTGAAACAGCTAACGTGGGATTTACCTTACAGATTGGCGATCCTAATACACTGGCGGTCCTTACAGGTATACCGGTAGTCGCAGATTTCCGACGTAAGGACGTTGCGTTGGGAGGCCAGGGTGCTCCCTTAGTCCCGGCATTTCACCAAGCGATATTTGGTTGCCATGACAGCTACCGAAATCCCGCGGTTCCGGCGTCTAAAAAGGATTTCTCTTTGGACACCCACCAAAGCCAAACTAAGGCTATTGGTGCTTTTGCCAGAGCCATAGTTAATATTGGCGGCATTGCTAATATCAGTTTTATTGATGATAGTCCCAGCTCTATCAGCGGGTTTGACTCAGGCCCTGGAAACATACTCATGGATGGGTGGGTGTCCGAACATCTTCAGCTACCCTTCGATAAAAGTGGAAAATGGGCGGCCTCGGGGACGGTGCATCAAACATTGTTAGATGCCTGTCTTAACGATCCGTATTTTAAACAGGCCGCCCCTAAAAGTACCGGCCGGGAATACTTCAATACGCTATGGGTGTCACGGGTATTGCAAACATTTACTGATATTACGCCTGCGGATGTTCAAGCAACATTGTGCGAACTGACCGCTGCCCATATTGCCGATGCGGTAAAAATGCAGCCTCGGGTTGAACAGGTTTATATTTGTGGGGGAGGCGCATATAACACACACCTGTTAAGTCGGATTCAGGCTTTGTTACCAGCTCAAAAGGTCATGACCACCCAGACCCTTGGCATTTGTCCTCAGGATGTTGAGGGCGCGGCCTTCGCCTGGCTCGCCTATGCATATTTGGAACGAATAACAGCGAATGTGCCTGCCGTTACCGGGGCCTGTCGAAATGCGGTACTAGGGGGGTTGTATCTGCCTGACTAA
- a CDS encoding peptidoglycan DD-metalloendopeptidase family protein — protein MRMNLKDNMVFKTIQNLPKPHRTGLLLGSLFLGALVMLPSEPVAASRHQESLVLDTGVRYPVDLSVPASPAISFGEEDTHWQVIRVRSGDTLAKIFKRAGFSARDTYNVTQAGELAKMLVTLVPGDILHLKADAGGAFDGLKYAVSSRETLIIQPEDDQGTMVANIDTKEVETRYSFAQGDIQSSFWKAAVNAGLSNNQIMNLAGLFGWDIDFAMEIRQGDSFNMVFEEHYIDGEFVGYGDIVAAEFTNQGETFTAIQHSDGNYYTPEGRSMRKSFLRAPINFKYVSSNFTKKRFHPVQKRWKSHNGTDYVAAMGTPVMAAGDGRVIKSTYNRFNGNYVFIQHGEKYVTKYLHFKKRAVKAGEVVKQGQVIGYLGSTGMATGAHLHYEFLVNGTHRNPRTVELPKAAPIAKTQRAAFMKIAANRLTQLENNRRVMLAMQ, from the coding sequence ATGAGAATGAATTTGAAAGACAATATGGTTTTTAAAACAATACAAAACCTTCCCAAACCCCACCGAACCGGATTATTGCTGGGCAGCCTGTTTTTGGGCGCTTTGGTGATGTTGCCTTCCGAACCGGTGGCCGCAAGCCGTCATCAGGAGTCCCTGGTACTGGACACCGGCGTTCGTTACCCCGTCGACTTGTCGGTACCGGCCTCCCCCGCTATTAGCTTTGGAGAGGAAGACACCCACTGGCAGGTTATCCGGGTGCGCTCCGGCGATACGCTGGCAAAAATTTTTAAACGAGCCGGTTTTTCTGCCCGTGATACCTACAATGTTACCCAGGCCGGTGAACTGGCAAAGATGCTGGTTACTCTGGTTCCAGGTGATATCTTACATTTAAAAGCCGATGCTGGCGGCGCATTTGATGGGTTGAAATATGCGGTTTCTTCGCGCGAAACGCTGATCATCCAACCTGAGGATGACCAGGGTACGATGGTGGCCAACATCGACACCAAAGAGGTAGAAACCCGCTACAGCTTTGCCCAGGGCGATATTCAGTCCAGTTTTTGGAAAGCCGCAGTCAATGCCGGCTTGAGCAACAACCAAATTATGAACCTTGCGGGTCTGTTTGGCTGGGATATTGATTTTGCGATGGAAATTCGTCAGGGCGATAGCTTCAATATGGTGTTTGAAGAACACTATATTGATGGCGAATTTGTCGGCTATGGCGATATTGTTGCTGCTGAATTTACCAACCAGGGCGAAACCTTTACGGCCATTCAACATTCAGATGGCAATTACTACACCCCTGAAGGTCGTAGTATGCGTAAAAGCTTCTTGCGAGCACCGATTAATTTTAAGTACGTAAGCTCTAACTTTACCAAGAAGCGCTTTCATCCGGTGCAAAAACGCTGGAAATCTCACAATGGTACGGATTATGTTGCCGCTATGGGGACTCCGGTGATGGCGGCTGGCGATGGCCGGGTCATCAAATCCACATACAATCGCTTTAACGGTAATTATGTCTTTATTCAGCATGGCGAAAAATATGTGACTAAGTATCTGCACTTTAAAAAGCGTGCGGTAAAAGCAGGTGAAGTGGTTAAGCAGGGGCAGGTTATAGGTTATTTGGGAAGCACGGGGATGGCGACCGGGGCGCATTTGCATTATGAATTCCTGGTCAACGGCACACATCGTAACCCACGCACGGTGGAGCTACCTAAAGCAGCGCCCATTGCCAAAACGCAACGAGCAGCATTTATGAAAATTGCTGCAAACCGGCTGACCCAGCTGGAAAATAACCGCCGCGTTATGCTTGCTATGCAATAA
- a CDS encoding NAD(P)/FAD-dependent oxidoreductase, with protein sequence MSYDPLVSPAVDSSTPAPDTYWHATSQPTSFEALDGAHDTDFLIIGGGYTGLSAALELTEKQSGRVTLIDSHSMGFGCAGRNAGFVLSGSGRLGPLALAKKFGPATARAIQNEYDEAVTQLLQHIETYDIACDVAPGPYYKLAHTAGQARSQTNSLDQLAGQFGSQATALDRHALQQQLSVKGFYGATVQPGYGLNPLKLADGLACAARDSGAQLFGQTPALKLDHNQAGYTVWTPTGRINATKVLIASNAYSSKQFHPCIDSRQFPVQSSILVTEPLSDGELASIGLNAPATMMDTRMMKYYYRLLPDNRILFGGRGEVTGKAASAGKARLFNAMVSSFPVLNHKPVSHFWSGWVSVSLDSLPRVYFDHTQNLGYAMGYCGAGVSFANFAGRRLAQQAMGDTDLPDIPLYTSPLPRYPLAGLRRLGLRALYAWARVAERV encoded by the coding sequence ATGAGCTATGATCCGTTAGTGTCACCGGCGGTTGATTCGTCAACCCCCGCGCCCGATACCTATTGGCATGCCACCTCTCAGCCCACTTCCTTTGAGGCGCTTGATGGTGCTCATGACACCGACTTTTTGATTATTGGCGGTGGTTATACCGGATTGTCTGCCGCGTTAGAGCTTACCGAAAAGCAATCAGGCCGGGTCACATTAATTGATAGCCATTCGATGGGGTTTGGCTGTGCCGGGCGCAATGCTGGCTTTGTCTTAAGCGGCAGTGGTCGGCTGGGGCCGCTGGCTCTGGCAAAAAAGTTTGGTCCGGCCACCGCCCGGGCCATTCAAAACGAATACGACGAAGCTGTTACACAGCTGCTACAGCATATCGAGACCTATGATATTGCCTGTGATGTGGCCCCCGGCCCGTATTACAAACTGGCCCACACAGCCGGGCAAGCACGCTCACAAACCAATAGTCTGGACCAGCTAGCCGGCCAGTTTGGCTCGCAGGCGACCGCCTTAGATCGGCACGCTTTACAACAACAACTCTCAGTGAAGGGGTTTTATGGTGCCACCGTACAGCCGGGTTACGGGTTAAACCCGTTAAAACTGGCCGACGGACTGGCCTGCGCCGCCCGGGACTCAGGGGCACAGTTGTTTGGCCAAACCCCCGCCCTCAAACTTGACCATAATCAAGCCGGGTACACAGTATGGACACCCACCGGTCGTATCAATGCCACCAAGGTGCTTATAGCCAGTAACGCCTACAGCAGCAAACAGTTTCACCCCTGCATCGATAGCCGCCAATTTCCGGTGCAATCAAGCATTCTGGTAACCGAGCCATTGAGTGATGGTGAGCTTGCAAGTATTGGCCTGAACGCGCCGGCCACCATGATGGACACCCGGATGATGAAATACTATTACCGGTTACTGCCCGACAACCGTATTTTATTTGGCGGTCGCGGGGAAGTAACGGGGAAAGCTGCTTCAGCCGGCAAAGCACGATTGTTTAATGCCATGGTCTCCAGTTTTCCGGTACTTAACCACAAGCCTGTGAGTCATTTCTGGAGTGGCTGGGTGTCTGTGTCTTTGGATAGTCTGCCCCGAGTGTATTTTGATCATACCCAGAATTTGGGGTATGCCATGGGGTACTGTGGGGCTGGGGTGTCGTTTGCAAACTTTGCAGGCCGGCGCCTCGCCCAACAGGCAATGGGCGACACAGATTTGCCTGATATTCCCCTTTATACCTCGCCCCTGCCACGTTATCCACTTGCAGGCTTACGCCGCTTAGGACTCCGCGCTCTGTACGCCTGGGCGCGCGTAGCAGAGCGAGTATAA
- a CDS encoding N-acetyltransferase has protein sequence MGFRLTLAHTQWQPDKWCTPSRWPVASNAVCYFKCNTVSPDRQGQSIGSTMLRHSIDSARQQGAAAGLAHIWLASPGNSAFLYFQKNGGELIRKHPDKWRHEALYEGYDCPVCDTLCKCEGAEMLLTFS, from the coding sequence GTGGGTTTCAGATTAACGCTGGCACACACCCAGTGGCAACCGGATAAATGGTGTACCCCAAGTCGCTGGCCGGTAGCATCCAACGCCGTATGCTATTTTAAATGCAATACGGTGTCCCCTGACCGGCAAGGTCAGAGTATTGGCAGCACCATGCTCAGGCATTCTATCGACAGTGCCAGACAACAGGGCGCCGCAGCTGGGCTGGCCCATATCTGGCTCGCCAGTCCGGGCAACAGCGCCTTTTTATATTTTCAAAAAAATGGCGGAGAGTTGATTCGCAAGCACCCGGATAAATGGCGTCATGAAGCTTTATATGAAGGCTATGATTGTCCGGTCTGCGACACTTTGTGCAAATGTGAGGGTGCTGAGATGTTGCTCACCTTCTCATGA
- a CDS encoding DUF2721 domain-containing protein — MTIDIATPAMLFPAISLLLLAYTNRFLTLATIIRNFSKEKWDQNTTAQIQNLRQRIQLIKRMQIAGVVSFFLCVLSMLAIYLTYQLAGNWIFAASLICLMYSLWISVREILISVEALDVHLDGIKTK; from the coding sequence ATGACAATAGATATCGCTACGCCTGCCATGCTGTTCCCGGCGATTTCGCTATTACTGCTGGCTTACACCAATCGTTTTTTGACCCTGGCGACCATTATTCGCAACTTTTCGAAAGAAAAGTGGGATCAGAACACCACCGCCCAAATCCAGAATTTACGCCAGCGCATCCAGCTGATTAAGCGGATGCAGATAGCTGGCGTAGTCAGTTTTTTTCTGTGTGTGCTTTCGATGCTGGCTATTTATCTGACTTACCAGCTTGCCGGAAACTGGATTTTTGCCGCCAGTTTAATCTGTCTGATGTATTCACTATGGATTTCGGTGCGCGAAATTTTGATTTCAGTCGAAGCACTGGATGTTCACCTAGACGGGATAAAAACTAAATGA
- a CDS encoding rhodanese-like domain-containing protein, with amino-acid sequence MIIYCRSGRRAKLAIETLKARSFDNVSHLEGDMMGWHDAGLPVEKM; translated from the coding sequence TTGATTATTTATTGCCGCTCAGGCCGACGGGCAAAACTGGCCATTGAAACCCTTAAGGCCAGGTCATTCGATAACGTTAGTCATCTTGAAGGTGATATGATGGGCTGGCATGATGCCGGTTTACCGGTTGAAAAAATGTAA
- a CDS encoding rhodanese-like domain-containing protein: MIDVRTPTEFAKNHIPGAVNIPMTK, encoded by the coding sequence TTGATTGATGTCAGGACACCCACCGAATTTGCCAAAAATCATATCCCGGGCGCGGTGAATATCCCTATGACAAAATAG
- a CDS encoding helical backbone metal receptor, which produces MKAMCRPGWLWLFVTGSMLLWSHLISAKTVVTLSPHLAEWVYSLNYEDELLAVSAHSDYPPSAANKPVVASYHGVDIKAIMKLDPDLILAWQGGNKPQDIARLQSLGFEVFLSQPVTPEDIAHEINELGELLGLANQARAVTKPFLVGLKRLGDQYRTPTNKPVFYYLSNQPLMSVGAGSWPDRLLNYCGGQTIFADAPVAYPQVSPRRCCVVSLRSSLPPMASHWPMNGHSGNLTDRY; this is translated from the coding sequence ATGAAAGCGATGTGCCGGCCAGGTTGGCTGTGGCTTTTTGTGACCGGTTCGATGCTGTTATGGAGCCATCTGATCAGCGCTAAAACCGTGGTGACCTTATCCCCGCACCTGGCCGAGTGGGTATATAGCCTGAACTATGAAGATGAGTTACTGGCAGTTAGCGCCCACAGTGATTATCCACCTTCGGCCGCGAACAAACCGGTGGTGGCCAGCTATCACGGGGTCGATATCAAAGCCATTATGAAGCTGGATCCTGATCTTATTCTGGCCTGGCAGGGTGGCAATAAACCACAGGATATTGCCCGCTTACAAAGTCTGGGATTTGAAGTATTTTTATCTCAGCCCGTCACCCCCGAGGACATTGCTCACGAAATAAATGAATTGGGCGAGCTGCTGGGGCTGGCCAACCAGGCACGCGCGGTGACCAAACCGTTTCTTGTGGGACTTAAACGGTTAGGCGATCAATACAGGACACCCACCAATAAACCGGTTTTTTATTATTTATCAAATCAGCCTTTGATGAGCGTGGGCGCTGGGTCCTGGCCCGATAGGCTGCTAAATTATTGCGGTGGCCAGACAATTTTTGCCGACGCCCCGGTGGCCTACCCTCAGGTTTCCCCCAGGAGGTGCTGCGTCGTCAGCCTGAGATCATCATTGCCGCCAATGGCCAGCCACTGGCCGATGAACGGGCATTCTGGCAACCTCACCGACCGGTATTGA
- a CDS encoding cobalamin biosynthesis protein CobD/CbiB, whose product MSEPVLQSLALILVVMACDATWRWPRAYHPLTLMRQLSETMARRVRPGADYSVSQHRLSGILGAAVLLGPLLVLLALLVNMAEYPVFFEGLILLAILDFGHDRKAYRQVRSALNQEKKMLARDRLRLLVARDTDRLSPVGIAKAAIEALFLRFCYIYGAVVFWFLLAGPVAALTYRLLLMLSWQWHCRRPGFDYFVGPVQKLTRLLAIVPAWLTTFLLILVTHPIDAIQAARRSPATDSTSLLLALVGGALGFQLGGPAIYQQQKFRYPRVGGPREVRLSDVSRAKHAIDRTNLLMAILLLLTFVTCWPLGWS is encoded by the coding sequence GTGTCAGAGCCTGTCTTGCAGTCGCTGGCACTGATTTTAGTGGTTATGGCTTGCGATGCGACATGGCGATGGCCGCGCGCCTATCATCCACTGACCCTGATGCGCCAGCTCTCTGAAACCATGGCCCGGCGGGTCCGTCCAGGGGCTGATTATTCGGTGTCTCAGCATCGGTTATCCGGTATTTTGGGGGCGGCGGTTTTACTTGGTCCATTGCTGGTGCTACTAGCACTGCTGGTGAATATGGCAGAGTACCCGGTGTTTTTTGAAGGGCTCATTTTATTGGCCATTCTGGATTTCGGGCATGACCGCAAAGCCTACAGACAGGTGCGTTCGGCGCTGAACCAGGAAAAGAAGATGCTGGCCCGTGACCGGCTTCGGTTGCTGGTCGCCCGTGATACCGACAGACTCAGTCCGGTGGGTATCGCCAAAGCGGCGATTGAGGCCTTGTTCCTGCGGTTTTGTTATATCTATGGCGCCGTGGTGTTCTGGTTTTTGCTGGCCGGCCCGGTGGCCGCCCTTACCTACCGGTTGTTATTGATGCTAAGTTGGCAGTGGCATTGCCGGCGGCCTGGCTTTGACTATTTTGTGGGGCCTGTTCAGAAACTAACCCGCTTGCTGGCAATAGTGCCTGCCTGGCTCACTACTTTTTTGCTTATCTTAGTTACACATCCCATTGATGCTATTCAGGCTGCCCGCCGTAGTCCGGCTACCGACAGTACCTCGTTATTGCTGGCCCTGGTCGGTGGAGCATTAGGTTTTCAGCTGGGCGGGCCGGCCATTTATCAACAGCAAAAATTTCGTTATCCAAGGGTGGGCGGCCCGCGGGAAGTGCGGCTTTCCGATGTATCCCGGGCTAAACATGCCATCGACCGCACCAACCTGTTAATGGCGATATTACTGTTGCTGACGTTTGTGACCTGCTGGCCTTTGGGGTGGTCATGA
- a CDS encoding 5'-methylthioadenosine/adenosylhomocysteine nucleosidase, with protein sequence MAKIGILGAMDQEVALLQASLSDATTIQWHHLTFVEGTLHGHQVVLVRCGIGKVAATLATTALIQQFAPDYVVNTGSAGGFDSALNIGDIVIGSALKHHDVDLTHFGYAPGQCAGDMPEAYHSDPTLMSAAQQATDAIEGITHATGLICTGDAFIGSDDAAQRIQSTFRDMKACEMEGAAIAQTCHMLNTPFLVIRSLSDIAGKTSSVSFQEYLEQAAKNSAQLVMGMLAVLD encoded by the coding sequence ATGGCAAAAATCGGAATTCTGGGCGCAATGGATCAGGAAGTTGCGCTATTACAAGCCTCGCTGAGCGATGCTACCACCATTCAGTGGCACCACCTGACCTTCGTGGAAGGTACCTTGCACGGACATCAGGTGGTACTAGTACGTTGTGGGATTGGTAAAGTGGCGGCCACCCTGGCAACCACCGCGCTGATTCAGCAATTTGCGCCTGACTATGTGGTAAATACAGGTTCAGCCGGGGGCTTTGATAGCGCCCTGAACATTGGCGACATTGTCATTGGCAGCGCGTTAAAACATCATGATGTGGATTTGACGCACTTTGGTTATGCGCCGGGGCAGTGCGCCGGAGATATGCCCGAGGCTTACCATAGTGATCCCACCCTGATGAGTGCGGCGCAACAGGCTACCGATGCCATTGAGGGGATCACCCACGCCACCGGCTTGATTTGCACCGGCGATGCCTTCATTGGCAGCGATGACGCTGCCCAGCGAATTCAGTCTACGTTTCGGGATATGAAAGCCTGTGAGATGGAAGGGGCAGCCATCGCTCAGACATGCCATATGCTTAACACGCCTTTTCTGGTGATCCGCTCATTATCTGATATTGCCGGAAAAACGTCGTCGGTGTCGTTCCAGGAATACCTGGAACAGGCGGCTAAAAATTCTGCCCAGCTGGTAATGGGAATGCTTGCCGTCTTGGATTAA